One part of the Salvelinus sp. IW2-2015 unplaced genomic scaffold, ASM291031v2 Un_scaffold8516, whole genome shotgun sequence genome encodes these proteins:
- the LOC112079573 gene encoding nondiscriminating glutamyl-tRNA synthetase EARS2, mitochondrial, whose translation MEELIAEFNPSKITTHSALLDPDKLPEFNKIHLQQRIDDAVQRDWLVKDLQGRIQEVYGTQVQDQDVLQPDYITRVLHLRKGHISSVSDLVSSEYSYLWVRPSFSDQQMAALSSETQHIATLVIRLMEGLKGGEELTVDQLSVQLKTLAKKETNKAPH comes from the exons ATGGAGGAACTGATCGCTGAGTTTAACCCGTCTAAGATCACCACCCACTCTGCCCTGCTAGACCCGGACAAACTACCTGAGTTTAACAA GATCCACCTGCAGCAGCGTATCGATGACGCGGTGCAACGTGATTGGCTGGTGAAGGATCTGCAGGGGCGGATCCAGGAAGTGTACGGAACACAGGTCCAGGATCAGGATGTTCTGCAACCAGATTACATCACAAGGGTTCTACACCTGCGCAAG ggtcatATCTCCTCTGTGTCTGACCTGGTGTCCTCAGAGTATTCCTACCTGTGGGTTCGACCTTCTTTCTCTGACCAACAGATGGCAGCACTCAGCTCAGAGACACAACACATCGCTACTCTTGTCATACG GTTGATGGAAGGTCTGAAAGGAGGTGAGGAACTGACAGTAGACCAGCTCAGTGTACAACTGAAGACTCTGGCTAAGAAAGAAACAAACAAGGCACCACACTAA